From Aedes albopictus strain Foshan chromosome 1, AalbF5, whole genome shotgun sequence, one genomic window encodes:
- the LOC109414062 gene encoding leucine-rich repeat-containing protein 40 produces the protein MSKLLLAWCAVFGMLCAGAVGDHLYICQHRFSVKEGFYVYDTDCSNYDDQALAKANFNEDRELWIRNGTIEDVRQLLNGSLYDITNLKITNFAQEGSTAIPVFPIDSMRFSILDLSNDGIERLEITEDDHRLTHLDVRKNKLTDIGNVKHLIKLESLKVDNNAIESVSLDDFKHLWDLLVLSLAVNRITSITATEEISLLKLRSIDISDNQLTTLDVSMWRFPQVSTFYMHDNSLTRIDGLRGKFSKTWDISMGGRNNWDCAWFDRLLEFLKKDRQFAMQMFGDKPSCPDETRMEGFVCCNNTTNVISP, from the exons ATGTCCAAGCTGCTGCTAGCATG GTGCGCGGTTTTTGGGATGCTGTGTGCGGGTGCCGTAGGCGATCATCTGTACATCTGCCAGCATCGGTTCAGCGTCAAAGAGGGATTCTACGTGTACGATACGGACTGTAGCAACTACGATGATCAAGCGCTGGCAAAGGCGAATTTTAACGAGGATCGTGAACTCTGGATTCGCAATGGTACGATAGAGGATGTGCGGCAGCTGTTGAACGGCAGTTTGTATGACATAACGAACTTGAAGATTACGAACTTTGCCCAGGAGGGAAGCACGGCGATCCCGGTGTTTCCGATCGATTCGATGCGGTTTTCGATACTGGATTTGTCGAACGATGGCATTGAGCGGTTGGAGATTACGGAGGACGATCATCGGTTGACGCATCTGGATGTGAGGAAAAACAAGTTGACGGATATTGGGAATGTGAAGCATCTGATTAAGTTGGAATCACTGAAGGTGGATAACAATGCCATCGAAAGCGTATCGCTGGATGACTTTAAGCATTTGTGGGACTTGTTGGTGCTTTCTTTGGCTGTTAACCGAATAACGAGTataacggcaacggaggaaatctCTTTGCTGAAGTTGAGATCGATCGATATCTCGGACAACCAGCTGACGACCCTGGATGTATCCATGTGGAGGTTTCCTCAAGTTAGTACCTTCTACATGCACGATAACTCCCTCACCAGAATTGACGGCCTCCGTGGGAAGTTCTCCAAGACGTGGGACATTTCGATGGGCGGGCGGAACAACTGGGACTGTGCGTGGTTCGATCGATTGCTGGAGTTTTTGAAAAAGGATCGCCAATTCGCCATGCAAATGTTCGGTGACAAACCATCTTGTCCGGATGAAACGCGAATGGAAGGCTTCGTTTGCTGTAACAATACCACCAACGTCATTAGCCCGTAA